From Candidatus Hydrogenedens sp., one genomic window encodes:
- the rpsK gene encoding 30S ribosomal protein S11 has protein sequence MQRDKGKSKAKKKKVILGITSGNAYIQATFNNTIVSITDHLGNVISWSSAGQVGFSGSRKSTAYAAQLAAEQASKRALEMGLREVSIFVSGPGAGRESAIRAIQATGLNVTMIKDTTPIPHNGCRPRKRRRV, from the coding sequence GTGCAAAGAGACAAAGGTAAATCAAAAGCAAAAAAGAAAAAAGTTATATTAGGGATAACTTCCGGAAACGCCTATATTCAGGCAACATTTAACAATACGATTGTATCCATAACAGACCATTTAGGAAATGTTATTTCCTGGTCCAGTGCCGGTCAGGTAGGTTTTAGCGGTTCTCGTAAAAGCACGGCTTATGCCGCACAATTAGCCGCAGAACAAGCCAGCAAACGAGCTCTGGAAATGGGACTTCGTGAAGTCAGCATATTTGTTAGTGGACCCGGTGCTGGCCGCGAATCAGCCATTCGAGCCATTCAGGCGACAGGCTTAAATGTAACTATGATAAAAGATACAACACCTATTCCTCATAACGGTTGT
- the infA gene encoding translation initiation factor IF-1 yields MKEKPIEIDGVVVEPLPNCMFKVQLKNGHTILAHVSGKMRMNFIRILPGDKVKVEMSPYDLTRGRITYRFKQSGPSND; encoded by the coding sequence ATGAAAGAAAAACCCATAGAAATTGACGGTGTTGTTGTAGAGCCTTTACCGAATTGCATGTTTAAGGTGCAATTGAAGAATGGACACACAATACTGGCTCATGTTTCAGGGAAAATGCGAATGAACTTTATACGAATATTGCCCGGTGATAAGGTAAAGGTGGAGATGTCCCCTTATGACCTTACCCGCGGTCGCATTACATATCGGTTTAAACAATCAGGTCCATCTAACGATTAA
- the map gene encoding type I methionyl aminopeptidase, with translation MVVIRSEWEIELLRTANQIVAEVLATLAEHIRPGITTKDLDKIAEEMIRERGAIPSFKGYRGYPAATCISIEDEVVHGIPGKRVLKEGEIVSIDVGTCYCGYYGDAAVTLPCGDIDAQRKKLIETTDLALSRAICVAKEGNTINDIGKIIEDTCKKEGFSVVRDFVGHGIGTEMHEPLQIPNFDTGKPGVRLRQGMILAIEPMVNMGTSAVRILNDGWTAVTRDGLPSAHFEHSIVVRADKGEILSYNEKLIWGQRNN, from the coding sequence ATGGTGGTAATTCGCTCTGAATGGGAGATAGAATTACTCCGCACTGCAAACCAAATAGTTGCTGAAGTCTTGGCGACTTTGGCAGAGCACATCAGACCGGGAATAACAACAAAAGATTTAGATAAAATTGCCGAAGAAATGATACGCGAACGAGGGGCTATCCCATCGTTCAAAGGCTATCGAGGCTATCCTGCGGCAACATGTATATCTATCGAAGATGAAGTTGTCCATGGGATACCCGGCAAAAGAGTATTAAAAGAAGGAGAAATTGTGAGTATTGATGTCGGAACATGTTATTGTGGCTACTATGGCGATGCAGCAGTTACATTGCCTTGTGGTGATATTGATGCTCAACGAAAGAAACTGATTGAGACCACAGATTTGGCTTTGTCAAGAGCCATTTGTGTTGCTAAAGAAGGAAATACAATAAACGATATTGGAAAAATAATTGAAGATACATGCAAAAAAGAAGGTTTCTCTGTAGTTCGTGATTTTGTAGGACATGGTATCGGCACGGAGATGCACGAACCCTTACAAATTCCGAACTTCGATACCGGCAAACCCGGTGTGCGACTTAGACAAGGCATGATACTTGCAATAGAACCGATGGTGAATATGGGAACATCTGCCGTTCGTATTTTAAACGATGGCTGGACAGCGGTAACCCGTGATGGTTTACCCAGTGCCCATTTCGAACATAGCATTGTTGTCCGTGCAGATAAAGGAGAAATCCTTTCATATAATGAAAAACTTATATGGGGACAACGCAATAATTAG
- the rpmJ gene encoding 50S ribosomal protein L36 encodes MKVRSSVKRICEKCKIIRRHGQVRVICDNPKHKQKQG; translated from the coding sequence ATGAAAGTGAGAAGTTCAGTAAAAAGGATTTGTGAAAAATGTAAAATTATTCGCAGACACGGACAGGTCCGTGTAATTTGTGATAATCCGAAACATAAACAAAAACAGGGATAA
- the rpsM gene encoding 30S ribosomal protein S13, with translation MARVVGVDLPKDKRVVVALSYIYGVGPARALEILKNTNINPDTRVRDLTDEQANTISSYIQNHYKVEGDLRREIAANIKRLMDIGSYRGTRHKKGLPVRGQRTHTNARTRKGPRRIASKKK, from the coding sequence ATGGCTCGTGTTGTAGGTGTAGATTTACCCAAAGACAAAAGAGTTGTTGTGGCATTGTCATATATCTACGGAGTAGGTCCTGCCCGTGCACTCGAAATTTTAAAGAATACAAACATTAATCCGGATACGCGTGTCCGCGATTTGACCGATGAACAAGCAAATACCATTTCATCCTATATCCAAAATCATTATAAAGTTGAAGGAGACCTTCGTCGTGAAATCGCTGCGAATATAAAGCGATTAATGGATATTGGGAGTTATCGTGGGACACGGCATAAAAAGGGATTGCCTGTCCGTGGGCAACGAACCCATACCAATGCCCGTACACGCAAAGGACCCCGTAGAATTGCATCTAAGAAGAAATAA